From the Entomomonas sp. E2T0 genome, one window contains:
- the hflD gene encoding high frequency lysogenization protein HflD yields the protein MTKQQEQLIALGAIFTAALQVDKLARTGLVDEPVVKCLINSLLVIDPQSTLDVYGGNDSELVDGYHFLCRFLERNSGISREALRYGLSLILLERKLSSNSAMLNTISTRLEQIRSKVEHFGIMHDNVTAACGALYEETISTFNHRIQVMGDVSYLQQPNAAAQIRTLLLAGIRSAMLWHQLGGRRWQLLFKRKKLLADLLQRLQY from the coding sequence ATGACTAAACAACAAGAACAATTAATAGCTTTAGGTGCAATATTCACTGCTGCCTTACAAGTAGATAAATTAGCAAGAACAGGTCTAGTCGATGAGCCTGTTGTAAAATGCTTAATTAATAGTTTATTGGTTATTGATCCACAAAGTACTTTAGATGTATACGGTGGTAATGATAGTGAGCTAGTAGATGGTTACCATTTTTTATGTAGATTTTTAGAGCGAAACTCTGGTATCTCTCGTGAGGCACTCCGTTATGGTTTATCACTTATTTTGTTAGAACGTAAACTTAGCAGTAATAGTGCTATGCTTAATACAATTAGTACACGCTTAGAGCAAATCCGCAGTAAAGTAGAACACTTTGGTATTATGCATGATAATGTAACAGCTGCCTGTGGTGCTTTATATGAGGAAACTATCAGTACTTTTAACCATCGTATTCAAGTGATGGGGGATGTTAGTTATCTACAACAACCCAATGCTGCTGCTCAAATACGTACCCTATTATTAGCAGGTATTCGTTCTGCTATGCTATGGCATCAATTAGGTGGTAGACGTTGGCAATTACTATTTAAAAGAAAAAAATTATTAGCTGACTTATTACAACGTCTTCAATATTAA